The Labeo rohita strain BAU-BD-2019 chromosome 19, IGBB_LRoh.1.0, whole genome shotgun sequence genome window below encodes:
- the LOC127181858 gene encoding interferon-inducible GTPase 5 codes for TPNFKAHEYLEQVQFERYDFFIIIASDRFRECHTQLATEIMRVGKKFYFVRSKIDISITAEKRKKRFDQKKTLDIIREDCENGLKKIGIEDPVVFLISGWELGKYDFSLLQERMEKELPQHKSRLLMLALLNITLDINEKKKKVLEKDISKVAFLSAFFDTVYLSDLRIAVGFLFIIHELQKYCSAFGLDDPSLQKLCERSGKNIKEIKSLMKSSLHQGINQSSVTKLLGESLFVNRTRVEQVIMCIPIIGSVVGGAVSFLTVARVLKRALSEIAEDAQKVLMASMKAEN; via the exons ACACCAAACTTCAAAGCACATGAGTATCTTGAACAGGTTCAGTTTGAACGTTACGATTTTTTCATCATCATCGCTTCAGATCGGTTCAGAGAATGTCACACTCAGCTGGCCACAGAAATCATGAGGGTGGGAAAAAAGTTCTACTTTGTCCGTTCTAAGATTGACATAAGCATTACTGCTGAAAAGAGGAAGAAAAGATTTGACCAGAAAAAGACACTGGATATTATTCGAGAGGACTGTGAAAATG GTCTGAAAAAGATCGGTATAGAGGATCCTGTCGTGTTCCTGATCTCTGGCTGGGAGCTTGGAAAATATGATTTCAGTTTGCTACAGGAGAGGATGGAAAAAGAGCTTCCACAACATAAGAGTCGTCTTCTGATGTTGGCATTGCTAAATATCACCCTTGATATTaatgagaaaaagaagaaagttcTAGAGAAAGACATTAGCAAAGTAGCCTTTCTGTCTGCTTTTTTTGATACAGTTTACCTTTCTGATTTAAGGATTGCCGTGGGTTTTTTATTCATAATACATGAGCTACAAAAGTACTGCAGTGCTTTTGGTCTTGATGATCCATCGCTGCAGAAACTCTGTGAAAGATCCGGAAAAAACATCAAAGAAATTAAGAGTTTGATGAAGTCATCTCTTCATCAAGGGATAAACCAAAGTTCAGTTACTAAATTGCTTGGTGAATCTCTGTTTGTAAATCGAACTAGGGTTGAGCAAGTTATTATGTGTATACCCATTATAGGCTCTGTGGTTGGGGGAGCAGTGTCTTTTTTGACAGTCGCAAGAGTACTTAAGAGAGCTCTGAGTGAAATAGCAGAAGATGCCCAGAAAGTGCTAATGGCTTCAATGAAGGCAGAAAACTAG
- the ssr2 gene encoding translocon-associated protein subunit beta, translated as MRLLCVFALVAVVGLVAGEEGARLLASKSLLNRYAVEGRDLTLQYNIYNVGTSAALEVELSDDSFPPEDFGIVSGMLNVKWDRIAPASNVSHTVVLRPLKAGYFNFTSASVSYLAQEGGQVVVGYTSAPGQGGILAQREFDRRFSPHYLDWAAFGVMTLPSIGIPLLLWYSSKRKYDSPKSKKN; from the exons ATGAGGCTGCTCTGTGTTTTTGCTCTGGTTGCTGTGGTGGGTCTGGTGGCAGGAGAAGAAGGGGCTCGTCTGTTGGCTTCCAAATCTCTGCTGAACCGATATGCTGTAGAGGGACGAGACCTTACCCTGCAGTACAACATCTACAATGTGGGCACCAG TGCTGCCCTAGAGGTTGAGCTGTCCGATGACTCGTTCCCCCCTGAAGATTTCGGCATTGTCTCTGGAATGCTGAATGTAAAATGGGATCGTATTGCTCC TGCCAGTAATGTTTCTCACACAGTTGTTCTGCGGCCACTAAAGGCTGGATACTTCAACTTCACCTCAGCTTCCGTCAGCTATCTGGCCCAGGAGGGTGGACAGGTCGTG GTTGGTTACACAAGTGCTCCGGGTCAGGGAGGCATTCTCGCCCAGAGAGAGTTTGACAGACGCTTTTCTCCACATTAT CTGGACTGGGCAGCTTTTGGTGTCATGACCCTTCCCTCCATTGGCATTCCTCTGCTCCTGTGGTACTCCAGCAAGAGAAAGTATGACTCACCGAAGAGCAAAAAGAATTGA